The Coffea arabica cultivar ET-39 chromosome 9e, Coffea Arabica ET-39 HiFi, whole genome shotgun sequence genome has a window encoding:
- the LOC113709355 gene encoding glycine cleavage system H protein 2, mitochondrial-like, with protein sequence MATKLWASKAASYLRISVFHRGFATVVKDLKYADSHEWVKVDGNSATVGITDHAQDHLGDVVYVELPEVGKEVKQGDSFGAVESVKATSDVYSPVSGKVVDVNEKLGDSPGLVNGSPYEDGWIMKVEISNKDELNSLLDSEQYTKHCEAEDQKH encoded by the exons ATGGCTACAAAATTGTGGGCATCAAAGGCCGCTTCCTACCTTAGGATCTCAGTATTCCACAGAGGCTTTGCCACTG TTGTCAAGGATCTAAAATATGCAGACTCTCATGAATGGGTGAAAGTTGATGGTAACTCTGCTACTGTGGGCATTACCGACCATGCTCAGGATCATCTGGGTGATGTTGTCTATGTGGAATTACCTGAAGTTGGGAAAGAGGTGAAGCAGGGGGATAGTTTTGGTGCTGTTGAGAGTGTTAAAGCCACTAGTGATGTTTACTCTCCTGTTTCCGGGAAAGTGGTCGATGTTAATGAAAAGCTTGGTGATTCTCCTGGCTTG GTTAATGGAAGCCCATATGAAGATGGATGGATCATGAAGGTGGAGATAAGTAACAAGGATGAACTTAACTCTCTACTGGACTCGGAGCAATACACCAAGCATTGTGAAGCAGAAGATCAGAAGCATTAG